The proteins below come from a single Saccharopolyspora sp. SCSIO 74807 genomic window:
- the tuf gene encoding elongation factor Tu, giving the protein MAKAKFERDKPHVNIGTIGHVDHGKTTLTAAITKVLHEKHPELNPFTPFDEIDKAPEEKTRGITIQIAHVEYQTEKRHYAHVDAPGHADYVKNMITGAAQMDGAILVVAATDGPMPQTREHVLLARQVGVPYILVALNKADMVDDEEIMELVEMEVRELLTGEEYAGDDVPVVRVSALKALEGDPEWTDKIMQLLDAVDENVPDPQRATDQPFLMPVEDVFSITGRGTVVTGRVERGIIKTSEEVELVGIKDKSIKTTVTGVEMFRKLLDQGQAGDNVGLLIRGTKREEVERGMVVVKPGTTTPHTEFECQVFIRSKEDGGRHTPFFNNYRPQFYFRTTDVTGVVTLPEGTEMVMPGDNVEMSVQLIQPIAMEEGLRFAIREGGRTVGAGRVTKINK; this is encoded by the coding sequence GTGGCGAAGGCGAAGTTCGAGAGGGACAAGCCGCACGTCAACATCGGGACCATCGGTCACGTTGACCACGGCAAGACCACGCTGACCGCGGCCATCACCAAGGTGCTGCACGAAAAGCACCCGGAGCTGAACCCCTTCACGCCGTTCGACGAGATCGACAAGGCTCCGGAAGAGAAGACCCGCGGCATCACGATTCAGATCGCGCACGTCGAGTACCAGACCGAGAAGCGTCACTACGCGCACGTCGACGCTCCCGGTCACGCCGACTACGTGAAGAACATGATCACCGGTGCCGCCCAGATGGACGGTGCGATCCTGGTGGTCGCGGCGACCGACGGTCCGATGCCGCAGACCCGCGAGCACGTGCTGCTGGCCCGCCAGGTGGGCGTGCCCTACATCCTCGTCGCGCTGAACAAGGCCGACATGGTCGACGACGAGGAGATCATGGAGCTCGTGGAGATGGAGGTCCGCGAGCTGCTGACCGGCGAGGAGTACGCCGGCGACGACGTTCCGGTCGTCCGCGTCTCCGCGCTGAAGGCGCTGGAAGGCGACCCGGAGTGGACTGACAAGATCATGCAGCTCCTGGACGCCGTGGACGAGAACGTCCCGGACCCGCAGCGCGCGACCGACCAGCCCTTCCTGATGCCGGTCGAGGACGTCTTCTCGATCACCGGCCGCGGCACCGTGGTGACCGGCCGGGTCGAGCGCGGCATCATCAAGACCAGCGAAGAGGTCGAGCTGGTCGGCATCAAGGACAAGTCGATCAAGACCACGGTCACCGGCGTCGAGATGTTCCGCAAGCTGCTGGACCAGGGCCAGGCCGGGGACAACGTCGGCCTGCTGATCCGCGGCACCAAGCGCGAAGAAGTCGAGCGCGGCATGGTCGTCGTCAAGCCGGGTACCACGACCCCGCACACCGAGTTCGAGTGCCAGGTCTTCATCCGGTCCAAGGAGGACGGTGGCCGGCACACCCCGTTCTTCAACAACTACCGGCCGCAGTTCTACTTCCGCACCACCGACGTGACCGGTGTGGTGACCCTCCCCGAGGGCACCGAGATGGTCATGCCGGGCGACAACGTCGAGATGTCGGTGCAGCTCATCCAGCCGATCGCGATGGAGGAAGGCCTCCGCTTCGCGATTCGCGAGGGTGGCCGCACGGTCGGCGCCGGCCGCGTTACCAAGATCAACAAGTGA
- the rpsJ gene encoding 30S ribosomal protein S10 — MAGQKIRIRLKAYDHEAIDASARKIVETVTRTGARVVGPVPLPTEKNVYCVIRSPHKYKDSREHFEMRTHKRLIDILEPTPKTVDALMRIDLPASVDVNIQ, encoded by the coding sequence ATGGCGGGACAAAAGATCCGCATCCGGCTCAAGGCCTACGACCACGAGGCGATCGACGCGTCCGCGCGCAAGATCGTCGAGACCGTGACGCGCACCGGCGCTCGGGTCGTCGGGCCGGTGCCGCTGCCGACGGAGAAGAACGTCTACTGCGTCATCCGCTCTCCGCACAAGTACAAGGACTCGCGGGAGCACTTCGAGATGCGTACGCACAAGCGGCTGATCGACATCCTCGAACCGACGCCGAAGACGGTGGACGCGTTGATGCGCATCGACCTTCCGGCCAGCGTCGACGTGAACATCCAGTAA
- the rplC gene encoding 50S ribosomal protein L3, whose protein sequence is MSDRQIKGILGTKLGMTQVFDENNRVVPVTVVQTGPNVVTQIRTPDKDGYAAVQLAYGAIDPRKVNKPRTGHFTKAGVTPRRHLVELRTNDAGEYEIGQELTAEVFDNGAVVDVVGTSKGKGFAGTIKRHGFHRQPMSHGTQAVHRKPGSIGGCATPGRVFKGMKMSGRMGGNRVTTQNLTVHRVEQESGLLLIKGAIPGPKGGLVLVKSPAKGGA, encoded by the coding sequence ATGTCTGACAGGCAGATCAAGGGGATTCTGGGCACCAAGCTCGGTATGACCCAGGTCTTCGACGAGAACAACCGGGTCGTGCCGGTGACCGTCGTGCAGACCGGGCCGAACGTGGTCACCCAGATCCGGACCCCCGACAAGGACGGCTACGCGGCCGTCCAACTGGCGTACGGCGCCATCGACCCCCGCAAGGTGAACAAGCCGCGCACCGGCCACTTCACCAAGGCCGGGGTCACCCCGCGGCGGCACCTGGTGGAACTGCGCACCAACGACGCCGGTGAGTACGAAATCGGCCAGGAGCTCACCGCCGAAGTCTTCGACAACGGCGCCGTGGTCGACGTGGTCGGTACGAGCAAGGGCAAGGGCTTCGCCGGCACGATCAAGCGGCACGGCTTCCACCGGCAGCCGATGAGCCACGGTACTCAGGCGGTGCACCGCAAGCCGGGTTCCATCGGCGGCTGCGCCACCCCGGGCCGCGTGTTCAAGGGCATGAAGATGTCCGGCCGGATGGGCGGCAACCGCGTGACCACCCAGAACCTCACGGTGCACCGGGTGGAGCAGGAGAGCGGCCTGTTGCTGATCAAGGGCGCCATCCCCGGCCCGAAGGGCGGTCTGGTGCTGGTTAAGAGCCCTGCGAAGGGTGGTGCGTGA
- the rplD gene encoding 50S ribosomal protein L4, giving the protein MSLTLDVRTPDGATDGSVELPAEIFDAQANVALLHQVVTAQLAAARQGTHATKTRGMVSGGSKKPYRQKGTGNARQGSIRAPQFVGGGTVHGPQPRDYTQRTPKKMKAAALRGALSDRTRAGQLHVVTHVVGGETPSTKAAKSAVRTWTEAKRVLVVLNRSEEENSWLSLRNLQNVHLIDPSQLNTYDVLVNDDVVFSKAAFERFVAGPARGRSAKAVATSAEAASAEEAQQ; this is encoded by the coding sequence ATGAGCTTGACGCTGGACGTCCGTACTCCGGACGGCGCGACCGACGGCAGCGTGGAGCTGCCCGCCGAGATCTTCGACGCGCAGGCCAACGTGGCCCTGCTGCACCAGGTGGTGACGGCCCAGCTCGCGGCCGCGCGCCAGGGCACGCACGCCACGAAGACCCGCGGCATGGTCTCCGGTGGCAGCAAGAAGCCGTACCGGCAGAAGGGCACGGGTAACGCCCGCCAGGGCTCGATCCGCGCCCCGCAGTTCGTCGGTGGCGGCACGGTGCACGGTCCGCAGCCCCGGGACTACACCCAGCGGACTCCCAAGAAGATGAAGGCCGCCGCGCTGCGCGGTGCGCTGTCCGACCGCACGCGCGCCGGTCAGCTGCACGTCGTGACGCACGTGGTGGGTGGCGAGACGCCGTCGACCAAGGCCGCCAAGTCCGCGGTCCGCACCTGGACCGAGGCCAAGCGCGTGCTGGTGGTGCTCAACCGCTCGGAGGAGGAGAACTCCTGGCTGAGCTTGCGCAACCTGCAGAACGTGCACCTGATCGACCCGAGCCAGCTCAACACCTACGACGTGCTGGTCAACGACGACGTGGTGTTCAGCAAGGCTGCGTTCGAGCGGTTCGTCGCCGGGCCTGCACGGGGTCGTTCGGCCAAGGCCGTGGCCACGTCGGCCGAGGCCGCGAGCGCTGAGGAGGCACAGCAGTGA
- the rplW gene encoding 50S ribosomal protein L23: MIPDPRDIILAPVISEKSYGLLEEGQYTFLVRPGSNKTEIKIAVEKIFGVKVNNVNTINRVGKRKRTRTGYGKRKDTKRAIVTLSPESKPIEIFGGSAS; the protein is encoded by the coding sequence GTGATCCCCGACCCGCGAGACATCATCCTGGCGCCGGTGATCTCCGAGAAGAGCTACGGGCTCTTGGAGGAGGGCCAGTACACCTTCCTGGTGCGTCCCGGCTCGAACAAGACCGAGATCAAGATCGCCGTGGAGAAGATCTTCGGCGTGAAGGTCAACAACGTGAACACGATCAACCGCGTCGGCAAGCGCAAGCGGACCCGGACCGGGTACGGCAAGCGCAAGGACACCAAGCGGGCGATCGTGACGCTGTCCCCGGAGAGCAAGCCGATCGAAATCTTCGGCGGCTCGGCTTCCTGA
- the rplB gene encoding 50S ribosomal protein L2, with amino-acid sequence MGIRKHKPTTAGRRGSSVSDFSEITRSHPEKSLVRPLHGRGGRNAHGKITTRHQGGGHKRAYRVIDFRRNDKDGVPAKVAHIEYDPNRSARIALLHYVDGEKRYIIAPNNVKQGDRLEAGARADIKPGNNLPLRNIPTGTVIHAIELRPGGGAKIARSAGARVQLVAKDGPHAQLRMPSGEIRNVDARCRATVGEVGNSEHSNISWGKAGRMRWKGKRPVVRGVVMNPVDHPHGGGEGRTSGGRHPVNPKGRPEGRTRRSKPSDKLIVRRRRTGKKKR; translated from the coding sequence ATGGGCATTCGCAAGCACAAGCCGACGACGGCGGGCCGTCGCGGTTCCAGCGTGTCCGACTTCTCCGAGATCACCCGGTCGCATCCGGAGAAGTCGCTGGTGCGCCCGTTGCACGGCCGCGGCGGCCGCAACGCGCACGGCAAGATCACCACGCGGCACCAGGGCGGCGGCCACAAGCGCGCCTACCGCGTGATCGATTTCCGCCGCAACGACAAGGACGGCGTGCCGGCCAAGGTCGCGCACATCGAGTACGACCCGAACCGCAGTGCCCGCATCGCGCTGCTGCACTACGTGGACGGCGAGAAGCGCTACATCATCGCGCCGAACAACGTGAAGCAGGGCGACCGGCTGGAGGCCGGCGCGCGTGCGGACATCAAGCCGGGCAACAACCTGCCGCTGCGCAACATCCCCACCGGCACCGTGATCCACGCGATCGAGCTGCGCCCCGGCGGCGGGGCGAAGATCGCGCGTTCCGCGGGCGCCCGGGTGCAGCTGGTGGCCAAGGACGGGCCGCACGCCCAGCTGCGGATGCCTTCGGGCGAGATCCGCAACGTGGACGCGCGCTGCCGGGCCACGGTGGGCGAGGTCGGCAACTCCGAGCACTCGAACATCAGCTGGGGCAAGGCGGGCCGGATGCGGTGGAAGGGCAAGCGCCCGGTCGTCCGCGGTGTCGTCATGAACCCGGTGGACCACCCGCACGGTGGCGGTGAGGGCCGGACTTCCGGCGGTCGCCACCCGGTCAACCCGAAGGGCCGCCCGGAGGGTCGCACCCGCCGCAGCAAGCCCAGCGACAAGCTCATCGTCCGTCGCCGTCGCACCGGCAAGAAGAAGCGCTGA
- the rpsS gene encoding 30S ribosomal protein S19, which produces MPRSLKKGPFVDDHLLKKVDALNEANKKTVIKTWSRRSTIIPDMLGHTFAVHDGRKHIPVFITEAMVGHKLGEFAPTRTFKGHVKDDRKSRRR; this is translated from the coding sequence ATGCCACGCAGCCTGAAAAAGGGCCCGTTCGTGGACGACCACCTGCTCAAGAAGGTGGACGCGCTGAACGAGGCGAACAAGAAGACCGTGATCAAGACGTGGTCCCGCCGGTCCACGATCATCCCGGACATGCTCGGCCACACCTTCGCGGTGCACGACGGCCGCAAGCACATCCCGGTGTTCATCACCGAGGCGATGGTCGGGCACAAGCTGGGCGAGTTCGCGCCGACGCGGACCTTCAAGGGCCACGTCAAGGATGACCGGAAGTCGCGCCGCCGCTGA
- the rplV gene encoding 50S ribosomal protein L22: MTARSDDTAADANRAVARARFVRVAPMKARRVVELIKGRSASEALAVLQFAPQAASGQVSKVLASAVANAENNQSLDPDTLWVHRAYVDEGPTLKRFQPRAQGRAYRIRKRTSHITVEVESRPKAASKSKSQKGSAR, from the coding sequence ATGACAGCCCGTTCCGACGACACCGCCGCGGACGCCAACCGCGCGGTGGCGCGGGCCCGCTTCGTCCGCGTGGCGCCGATGAAGGCGCGCCGCGTGGTCGAGCTCATCAAGGGCCGTAGCGCCAGCGAAGCCCTGGCCGTGCTCCAGTTCGCACCGCAGGCCGCCAGCGGTCAGGTGTCGAAGGTGCTCGCCAGCGCGGTCGCCAATGCGGAGAACAACCAGTCGCTCGACCCCGACACCCTGTGGGTGCACCGGGCGTACGTGGACGAAGGTCCGACGCTGAAGCGGTTCCAGCCGCGCGCCCAGGGGCGTGCCTACCGGATCCGCAAGCGGACCAGCCACATCACCGTCGAGGTGGAGTCGCGGCCGAAGGCGGCTAGCAAGTCGAAGAGCCAGAAGGGGAGTGCCCGGTAG
- the rpsC gene encoding 30S ribosomal protein S3 codes for MGQKINPHGFRLGITTDWKSRWYADKQYSEYVAEDVKIRRRLSRGMERAGISKVEIERTRERVQVDIHTARPGIVIGRRGAEADRIRDSLEKLTGKQVRLNILEVKNSEADAQLVAQGVAEQLSNRVSFRRAMRKAIQSAMRSPQVKGIRVQCGGRLGGAEMSRSEFYREGRVPLHTLRADIDYGFFEARTTFGRIGVKVWIYKGELVGGLKQKQQESEVRAPRGEGGGGRGERGGRSERGGRRRSGASGTTGSGGTEAGRAAKGGSAESPEQAQTAGDAATANAPAVAEPQADQKTEG; via the coding sequence GTGGGTCAGAAGATCAACCCGCACGGCTTCCGACTCGGCATCACCACGGACTGGAAGTCCCGCTGGTACGCCGACAAGCAGTATTCGGAATACGTGGCGGAGGACGTCAAGATCCGCCGTCGGCTCTCTCGCGGTATGGAGCGCGCCGGTATCTCCAAGGTGGAGATCGAGCGCACCCGCGAGCGGGTCCAGGTGGACATCCACACCGCCCGGCCGGGCATCGTCATCGGCCGCCGCGGTGCCGAGGCGGACCGCATCCGCGATTCGCTGGAGAAGCTGACCGGCAAGCAGGTCCGGCTCAACATCCTCGAGGTGAAGAACTCCGAGGCGGACGCCCAGCTGGTCGCGCAGGGCGTGGCCGAGCAGCTGTCCAACCGCGTGTCCTTCCGGCGCGCGATGCGCAAGGCCATCCAGTCGGCCATGCGCTCGCCGCAGGTCAAGGGCATCCGGGTGCAGTGCGGCGGTCGTCTGGGCGGGGCCGAGATGTCCCGTTCGGAGTTCTACCGCGAAGGCCGGGTGCCGCTGCACACGCTGCGCGCGGACATCGACTACGGCTTCTTCGAGGCCCGCACCACGTTCGGCCGCATCGGCGTCAAGGTGTGGATCTACAAGGGCGAGCTGGTCGGCGGCCTGAAGCAGAAGCAGCAGGAGTCCGAGGTGCGCGCGCCGCGCGGCGAGGGCGGCGGCGGACGCGGTGAGCGCGGCGGCCGTTCCGAGCGCGGTGGCCGGCGTCGTTCCGGCGCTTCCGGCACCACCGGCTCCGGCGGTACCGAGGCCGGTCGCGCCGCCAAGGGCGGTTCGGCGGAGAGCCCGGAGCAGGCGCAGACCGCGGGCGACGCGGCCACTGCGAACGCTCCGGCCGTGGCCGAGCCGCAGGCCGATCAGAAGACGGAGGGCTGA
- the rplP gene encoding 50S ribosomal protein L16 produces the protein MLVPRKVRWRKAHAPKRSGFAKGGTRINFGEYGIQALEHGYVTNRQIESARIAITRHVKRGGKVWINIFPDRPLTKKPAETRMGSGKGSPEYWVANVKPGRVMFELNFPNRKTAVEALTRAAHKLPMKCKIVSREGGDF, from the coding sequence GTGCTGGTCCCACGCAAGGTGAGGTGGCGCAAGGCCCACGCGCCGAAGCGCTCGGGCTTCGCCAAGGGCGGCACCCGGATCAACTTCGGCGAGTACGGCATCCAGGCGCTCGAGCACGGCTACGTGACCAACCGCCAGATCGAGTCGGCCCGTATCGCCATCACCAGGCACGTCAAGCGTGGCGGCAAGGTGTGGATCAACATCTTCCCGGACCGCCCGCTGACCAAGAAGCCCGCCGAGACCCGGATGGGTTCCGGTAAGGGTTCGCCGGAGTACTGGGTCGCCAACGTCAAGCCGGGCCGCGTGATGTTCGAGCTGAACTTCCCGAACCGGAAGACCGCGGTCGAGGCGCTGACTCGCGCGGCGCACAAGCTCCCGATGAAGTGCAAGATCGTGTCCCGCGAGGGTGGTGACTTCTGA
- the rpmC gene encoding 50S ribosomal protein L29 → MAAGVTASELRELGDEELIQRVRESKEELFNLRFQMATGQLENNRRLRVVRRDIARIYTIMRERELGLTVSPDATEEGAA, encoded by the coding sequence ATGGCAGCGGGTGTCACCGCTAGCGAACTCCGGGAACTGGGCGACGAGGAGCTCATCCAGCGCGTCCGGGAGTCGAAGGAGGAGCTGTTCAACCTCCGGTTCCAGATGGCGACCGGCCAGTTGGAGAACAACCGCCGGTTGCGCGTGGTCCGCAGGGACATCGCCCGGATCTACACCATCATGCGCGAGCGCGAGCTCGGCCTGACGGTGTCCCCTGACGCGACCGAGGAGGGCGCGGCATGA
- the rpsQ gene encoding 30S ribosomal protein S17 produces MSSQTEETAAARRNYRKIREGYVVSDKMDKTVVVSLEDRKKHALYGKVMRQTKRVKVHDEANTAGVGDRVVLMETRPLSATKHWRLVEIVEKAK; encoded by the coding sequence ATGAGCAGCCAGACCGAGGAGACCGCTGCGGCGCGGCGGAACTACCGCAAGATCCGCGAGGGCTACGTCGTGTCCGACAAGATGGACAAGACCGTCGTGGTCTCGCTGGAGGACCGCAAGAAGCACGCGCTCTACGGCAAGGTCATGCGCCAGACCAAGCGGGTCAAGGTGCACGACGAGGCCAACACCGCGGGCGTCGGCGACCGGGTGGTCCTGATGGAGACCCGGCCGCTGTCGGCGACGAAGCACTGGCGGCTCGTCGAAATCGTGGAGAAGGCCAAGTAA
- the rplN gene encoding 50S ribosomal protein L14, with the protein MIQQESRLRVADNTGAKEILTIRVLGGSSRRYAGIGDVIVATVKEAMPGAGIKKGDVVKAVIVRQKKEKRRPDGSYIRFDENAAVLIKTDGGPRGTRIFGPVGRELRDKKYMKIISLAPEVL; encoded by the coding sequence GTGATCCAGCAGGAGTCGCGACTGCGTGTCGCCGACAACACTGGGGCCAAGGAGATCCTCACGATCCGCGTCCTCGGTGGTTCCAGTCGGCGGTATGCAGGCATCGGCGACGTCATCGTCGCCACCGTGAAAGAAGCAATGCCCGGTGCCGGGATCAAGAAGGGCGATGTGGTCAAGGCCGTCATCGTCCGGCAGAAGAAGGAGAAGCGCCGTCCGGACGGCTCTTACATCCGCTTCGACGAGAACGCCGCGGTGCTGATCAAGACCGACGGCGGTCCGCGCGGCACCCGCATCTTCGGCCCCGTCGGCCGCGAGCTGCGCGACAAGAAGTACATGAAGATCATCTCGCTCGCGCCGGAGGTGCTGTGA
- the rplX gene encoding 50S ribosomal protein L24 produces the protein MKIKKGDTVVVISGKDKGARGKVIASYPQRERVLVEGVNRIKKHTKVSRTERGAQSGGIVTQEAPIHISNVMVVDSDGTPTRVGYRFDEDGKKVRISRRNGKDI, from the coding sequence ATGAAGATCAAGAAGGGCGACACGGTCGTCGTGATCTCCGGCAAGGACAAGGGTGCCCGGGGCAAGGTCATCGCGTCCTATCCGCAGCGCGAGCGGGTGCTGGTCGAGGGCGTGAACCGGATCAAGAAGCACACCAAGGTCTCCCGGACCGAGCGCGGTGCGCAGTCCGGCGGGATCGTCACGCAGGAGGCGCCCATCCACATCAGCAACGTGATGGTGGTCGACTCCGACGGCACCCCCACGCGCGTGGGCTACCGGTTCGATGAGGACGGCAAGAAGGTCCGCATCTCCCGCCGCAACGGGAAGGACATCTGA